Proteins from one Flavobacterium branchiarum genomic window:
- a CDS encoding phage portal protein family protein, which translates to MENKEKEAYIIHDLTLVSPDRSSKDIGKLKESVVTAESVYYPNRVMLYDLYHDILSMDGFLRGIIQKRIDAVLNKKLKFIKKDGKQDDDLTALIKSEKGRELTTLIMESKIWGISGVEFIIGEELTFKEVERKHIKPEKGLITKSQYGLSEQDGYAYEDMPFVWVVGKPKDLGLLLACSIYGIYKRGTFGDYAQYVEIFGQPVRIMKYDAYDTKTKQELKTLLTDSGSSLAMMIPKQAEFEMLDGKTSNGDGKLQLGLKDACNEEMAIAILGNTETTSSSKSSGYAQSKEHGEQQDELTISDLIFVENLLNSKKFKQILKSYGYNVDGQFEFELDLDLTKLKMRMEIDVVVSSKVPVGDDYWYETYKIPKPDNYDELKAKMELANQEPAPEPNDNNSKKPSRQQPPKSQLTETRKQNLMDLLFKGLADFFDQARH; encoded by the coding sequence GAAAGTGTTTATTATCCTAATCGTGTCATGCTATATGACTTGTATCACGACATCCTTTCAATGGATGGTTTTTTGCGTGGTATTATTCAAAAAAGGATAGATGCTGTACTTAATAAAAAATTAAAATTCATTAAAAAAGACGGCAAACAGGATGATGACTTAACTGCCTTAATTAAGAGTGAAAAAGGACGTGAATTGACTACTTTAATAATGGAATCTAAAATTTGGGGAATTTCAGGTGTTGAGTTTATTATAGGTGAAGAACTGACCTTTAAAGAAGTTGAAAGAAAGCACATTAAACCCGAGAAAGGATTAATTACCAAATCGCAATACGGACTTTCAGAACAAGACGGTTATGCTTACGAAGACATGCCTTTTGTTTGGGTTGTAGGTAAACCAAAAGATTTAGGATTGCTTTTAGCGTGTTCTATTTATGGAATATATAAACGTGGAACCTTTGGAGATTATGCACAATACGTTGAGATTTTCGGGCAACCTGTTCGAATCATGAAGTATGATGCGTATGATACAAAAACCAAACAAGAGCTTAAAACTCTACTAACCGATAGCGGTTCATCGCTTGCGATGATGATACCAAAACAAGCCGAATTTGAAATGCTTGACGGCAAAACCTCAAATGGTGACGGTAAGCTTCAACTTGGTTTAAAAGATGCATGTAACGAAGAAATGGCAATCGCCATTTTGGGAAATACAGAAACAACTTCATCCAGTAAGTCGAGCGGTTATGCACAATCAAAAGAGCACGGAGAACAACAGGACGAATTGACTATTTCAGATTTGATTTTTGTTGAAAATCTATTAAACAGCAAAAAGTTTAAACAGATTTTAAAATCATATGGCTATAACGTCGATGGTCAATTTGAGTTTGAACTTGATCTTGATTTGACCAAGTTAAAAATGCGAATGGAAATTGATGTGGTTGTGAGTTCAAAAGTTCCTGTAGGTGATGATTATTGGTATGAAACATATAAAATTCCAAAGCCTGATAACTACGATGAGTTAAAAGCAAAAATGGAACTGGCAAACCAGGAACCGGCACCGGAACCAAACGATAATAATTCTAAAAAACCATCGCGTCAACAACCCCCAAAATCGCAACTAACCGAAACCAGAAAGCAAAACCTAATGGATTTACTTTTTAAAGGTTTAGCGGATTTTTTCGACCAAGCCCGACATTAG